A section of the Pediococcus inopinatus genome encodes:
- a CDS encoding LCP family protein, translating into MNEDQTPKRSELHNHFNVPPTRTEMHREPENGGQHQRPNRPKRSRRRRLIITIVCLLIIAVGVFAAYKWYAAKKAANSVFNSANIQKARDVSSVIKKNKPISILLLGTDTGALGRNYRGRTDTIIIATLNPKKKSMTLTSIPRDTALSIPGYTQYAPSKLNSAYSFGGAGTSIKSIQQLLDVPIDFYGLINMGGLEKIVNGVGGVTVKPTLTFKYGAANVVKGKKIHLGGKAALDYSRMRDDDPQGDYGRQVRQRQVLMAILRKSDSISTLLSQNFMDSLKKQTQTDLSFNEIVALSTKYRVATHHLKSTHLQGTTQLINGQDFEVTSQTEMQRVTNFIRKGLDLGHKSTGTANLTSVTTGTTADTSQSSYYDSTQTGTDNTTGY; encoded by the coding sequence ATGAATGAGGACCAAACACCCAAAAGATCCGAGCTGCACAACCATTTTAACGTTCCGCCAACTCGAACCGAGATGCATAGAGAACCGGAAAACGGTGGTCAACATCAGCGACCAAATCGTCCCAAACGTTCCCGGCGAAGACGACTCATTATCACGATTGTTTGTCTTCTTATCATCGCAGTCGGTGTTTTTGCCGCCTACAAGTGGTATGCTGCGAAAAAAGCTGCAAATTCTGTTTTTAATAGTGCAAATATTCAAAAAGCGCGAGATGTCTCATCGGTTATCAAAAAAAATAAGCCCATTTCTATCTTACTTTTAGGAACTGATACCGGGGCTCTTGGCCGAAATTATCGTGGCCGAACCGACACTATCATCATTGCCACTTTAAATCCCAAAAAGAAAAGCATGACCCTAACTAGTATCCCCCGTGATACTGCTCTTTCAATTCCGGGATACACACAATATGCGCCTTCAAAATTAAATTCCGCTTACTCATTTGGCGGTGCGGGAACCAGTATCAAATCCATTCAGCAACTATTAGATGTCCCCATTGATTTCTACGGATTGATCAATATGGGCGGCTTAGAGAAAATCGTCAACGGTGTTGGTGGTGTGACCGTCAAACCAACTCTCACATTTAAGTATGGGGCAGCCAACGTTGTCAAAGGTAAAAAGATCCATTTAGGCGGAAAGGCCGCATTAGACTATTCTCGGATGCGGGATGACGATCCTCAAGGTGATTATGGCCGGCAAGTTCGTCAACGCCAAGTTTTGATGGCTATTTTACGTAAAAGTGATTCCATCTCCACTTTACTCAGTCAAAACTTTATGGATTCTTTAAAGAAACAAACCCAAACTGATTTAAGCTTCAATGAGATTGTTGCTTTATCCACTAAATATCGGGTAGCTACACATCATCTTAAGTCTACCCATCTCCAAGGAACCACTCAGCTTATCAATGGTCAAGATTTTGAAGTTACCAGTCAAACTGAAATGCAGCGAGTCACAAACTTCATTCGAAAAGGTTTAGATCTTGGTCACAAATCAACCGGAACAGCCAATTTGACCAGCGTCACAACCGGTACCACTGCTGACACAAGTCAATCAAGCTATTACGATAGTACCCAAACAGGAACAGATAACACAACTGGTTATTAA
- a CDS encoding GNAT family N-acetyltransferase — protein MNNKILTPRLNLRPFTTTDLFKLREIVENAEIAKRAGFRVSNSAFESNFFLQQLMQTNIWAITLKQSADVIGSIGLYSVSDKTHEPDPLKFEIGYMLNQDFWGTGYMKEAVYYVLQQAFQENPAYTVLASTYTENKRSKLLLEHLGFEMTGQHTLLASVLNPDPKQETYYELTEKGFREGGNYATH, from the coding sequence GTGAACAACAAAATTTTGACACCAAGATTAAATTTAAGACCATTTACGACGACGGATTTATTTAAGCTCCGAGAAATTGTTGAAAACGCAGAGATTGCTAAAAGGGCTGGCTTTCGCGTTTCTAACAGCGCCTTTGAGAGTAACTTTTTCTTACAGCAACTTATGCAGACAAATATTTGGGCGATCACTCTAAAGCAAAGTGCAGATGTTATTGGCAGCATTGGTTTATACTCAGTGAGTGATAAGACGCATGAACCGGACCCGCTGAAATTCGAGATTGGCTACATGTTAAATCAAGACTTTTGGGGCACGGGCTATATGAAAGAAGCTGTTTATTATGTTTTACAGCAAGCCTTTCAAGAAAATCCGGCGTATACTGTGTTAGCCAGTACTTATACTGAAAATAAACGGTCGAAACTACTTTTAGAGCACCTCGGGTTTGAAATGACCGGCCAGCATACTTTGCTAGCAAGTGTCTTGAACCCGGATCCTAAACAAGAGACGTACTATGAATTAACAGAAAAAGGATTTAGAGAAGGCGGTAATTATGCAACTCACTAA
- a CDS encoding Rrf2 family transcriptional regulator, giving the protein MQLTKGFEQAACIIALLCTQDRKVPLTTAVIHKRLTGSEAYLRKIMRKLVLAGLVTSIPGNNGGFRLAKDPSKISLLDIVEASEGTIKTYPDMGFIENIFSDARPIAERGKDVLNKTFQSADDLWRNYLKEQSLSDILMQIMGEPAAPGIDWNGSDSELQANFLKLNQKIENVRTDLNGD; this is encoded by the coding sequence ATGCAACTCACTAAAGGGTTTGAACAGGCAGCATGTATCATTGCGTTATTATGTACTCAGGATCGAAAGGTTCCGTTGACAACGGCGGTTATTCACAAGCGGTTAACAGGTTCGGAGGCCTACTTACGAAAAATTATGCGTAAACTTGTGCTGGCCGGGCTAGTGACGTCGATTCCTGGAAATAACGGTGGTTTTCGTTTGGCTAAGGATCCAAGCAAAATTTCGTTGTTGGATATTGTAGAAGCTAGCGAAGGCACGATAAAAACGTATCCCGACATGGGGTTTATTGAAAACATTTTTTCTGATGCGCGGCCAATTGCCGAACGTGGTAAAGACGTTTTAAATAAAACGTTTCAAAGCGCTGATGATCTTTGGCGGAACTATCTAAAGGAACAAAGTCTAAGCGATATTCTTATGCAAATTATGGGCGAGCCAGCTGCTCCTGGAATTGATTGGAACGGCTCAGACTCGGAATTGCAAGCAAATTTTTTAAAGTTAAATCAAAAAATTGAAAACGTAAGAACTGATTTAAATGGGGATTAG
- a CDS encoding amino acid permease: MAEQENHSIDRSLKTRHISMIALGGSIGTGLFVASGSAISEAGPGGALLAYVAMGIMVYFLMTSLGEMATYMPVSGSFATYSTKYVDPAMGFAMGWNYWFNWAITLAVDISTVSIVMKFWLPNVPGWVWSVLALVLIFSVNALTVKAFGETEYWMALIKVVTVIIFLVVGVAVIFGIMGGHATYLNNFTYKKAPFVGGIPMILSVFVVAGFSFQGTELIGITAGESEAPEESVPKAINQVFWRIILFYILAIFVIACIIPYTSPDLLGSSASDVKISPFTLVFQRAGLAGAASIMNAVILTSVISSANSGMYASTRMLYSLALQGYAPKTFGLTTKRGIPLMALIGTTIVGALTFISSIEGPHIYMWLVAASGLTGFIAWLGIAISHFRFRRAFVKQGHKVEELKYHAKWFPFGPIFAFVICLLVIAGQDLHSFATFNWEAIGISYISVPIFIVLYVFYKVKYHTHIIPLDEVDLTQPDFILKSRKIKK, encoded by the coding sequence ATGGCAGAACAAGAGAATCACAGCATTGATCGCTCATTGAAGACCCGTCACATTTCAATGATAGCGCTTGGTGGGAGTATCGGAACTGGCTTGTTTGTAGCAAGTGGTTCTGCAATTTCAGAAGCAGGTCCTGGCGGGGCTTTGTTAGCATACGTGGCGATGGGGATCATGGTTTATTTTTTGATGACCAGTTTAGGCGAGATGGCCACTTATATGCCAGTTTCGGGCTCTTTTGCGACCTACTCAACAAAGTATGTGGACCCGGCTATGGGCTTTGCGATGGGATGGAATTACTGGTTTAACTGGGCCATTACTTTGGCTGTTGATATCAGTACAGTTTCAATCGTCATGAAATTCTGGTTGCCAAATGTCCCCGGTTGGGTATGGAGTGTGTTGGCGTTAGTACTAATTTTTTCCGTTAACGCTCTTACCGTCAAGGCCTTTGGTGAAACTGAATATTGGATGGCATTGATTAAGGTCGTTACAGTTATCATTTTCTTAGTAGTTGGTGTGGCCGTTATTTTTGGCATCATGGGTGGACATGCAACCTATTTAAATAATTTCACGTATAAAAAAGCGCCATTTGTTGGCGGAATTCCGATGATTCTTAGTGTATTCGTTGTCGCGGGTTTCTCATTTCAAGGAACTGAATTAATTGGGATTACAGCTGGTGAATCAGAAGCACCTGAAGAAAGTGTTCCTAAGGCGATTAACCAAGTGTTTTGGCGAATTATTTTATTCTATATTTTGGCGATTTTTGTGATTGCTTGCATTATTCCTTATACAAGTCCTGATTTGTTAGGATCTTCGGCAAGTGACGTTAAGATCAGTCCGTTCACCTTAGTCTTTCAACGAGCCGGGTTAGCCGGAGCAGCAAGTATCATGAACGCAGTTATTTTGACATCGGTCATCTCTTCGGCAAATTCAGGGATGTATGCTTCCACAAGAATGTTATACTCATTGGCTTTACAAGGGTATGCCCCAAAAACATTTGGATTAACAACAAAACGAGGAATCCCTTTAATGGCCTTGATTGGGACGACCATTGTTGGTGCGTTAACCTTTATCTCAAGTATTGAAGGCCCCCATATCTATATGTGGTTGGTTGCAGCAAGTGGTTTGACTGGATTTATTGCCTGGCTGGGGATTGCTATTTCTCATTTTCGCTTTCGTCGCGCATTTGTTAAACAAGGACACAAGGTGGAAGAACTTAAATATCATGCAAAATGGTTCCCATTTGGACCGATATTTGCTTTTGTAATTTGTTTGTTGGTCATTGCTGGCCAGGATCTTCATTCCTTTGCGACGTTTAACTGGGAAGCAATCGGAATTAGTTATATTAGTGTGCCAATCTTCATCGTTTTGTACGTATTCTATAAAGTGAAATATCATACGCATATTATTCCGTTGGACGAAGTTGATTTAACGCAACCCGATTTTATTTTAAAGTCTCGAAAAATCAAGAAATAA
- a CDS encoding deoxynucleoside kinase produces MIALSGPIGAGKTTLTEILSQHLGTKAYYESVDDNQILPLFYKDPKRYAFLLQIYFLNRRLDGIKEAFQTKNSVMDRSIYEDSLLFHLNADLGRATKTEVQIYDSLLTNMMEELPETHYKKNPDLLIDINISFDTMLNRIQKRGRSYEQIDNDPSLYEYYQDLNHRYAEWYDNYNESPKIQIDGDQFDFVEDPQAREKVIQIVDKKIAEI; encoded by the coding sequence ATGATTGCATTATCAGGTCCAATTGGAGCAGGAAAAACAACGTTAACGGAAATTTTATCTCAACATTTAGGCACAAAAGCTTATTATGAATCAGTTGATGATAACCAAATTTTGCCACTTTTTTACAAAGACCCTAAGCGCTACGCATTTTTACTGCAAATTTATTTTTTGAATCGACGTTTAGATGGCATCAAAGAAGCTTTTCAGACTAAAAATAGTGTGATGGATCGTTCGATTTATGAAGATTCACTTCTTTTCCATTTGAATGCAGATTTAGGACGGGCAACCAAGACAGAAGTGCAAATTTACGATTCTTTATTAACTAATATGATGGAAGAATTACCAGAAACCCATTATAAGAAAAATCCGGATTTATTGATTGATATCAACATTTCCTTTGATACGATGTTAAATCGGATTCAAAAACGAGGCCGTTCTTACGAACAAATTGATAATGACCCTAGCTTGTATGAATATTATCAGGATTTGAATCATCGTTATGCTGAATGGTATGACAATTATAACGAAAGTCCTAAGATTCAGATTGACGGGGATCAGTTTGATTTTGTAGAAGACCCACAGGCCCGTGAAAAGGTCATTCAAATTGTGGATAAAAAAATTGCTGAAATTTAG
- the serS gene encoding serine--tRNA ligase: MLDLKEIRNNTDYIKERLGTRGIDPKEIDKLLDMDQKRRDLIVESENLKKTRNEVSDQISQLKRNKEDANDKITEMRKVGGEIKELDQQLQTLTEGVQNKAAHLPNIPNKTVPISLTEEGSVELRKVGKPREFSFSPKPHWEIGEDLGILDFERAAKVSGSRFVYYVGLGARLERAVYNFFLDQNTEAGYTEMITPYMVNDDSMFGTGQFPKFKETHAGYEIQDSDLTLIPTAEVPLVNFHRNEILDADTLPISETALSPAFRSEAGSAGRDTRGLIRMHQFNKVEMVKFTKPEDSWNELEKLTNQAESLLKLLKLPYHVITLTTSDMSFTAAMTHDLEVWIPAQNMYREISSCSNCTDFQARRAQIRYRDDQGKLQYVHTLNGSGLAVGRTVAAILENYQNEDGSVTVPEALIPYMGGITKITK; this comes from the coding sequence ATGTTAGATTTAAAAGAAATTCGAAATAATACGGATTATATTAAAGAACGCTTAGGCACACGAGGAATTGATCCAAAAGAAATTGATAAGCTTTTAGACATGGACCAAAAACGTCGAGATTTGATTGTTGAAAGTGAAAATTTGAAGAAGACCCGAAATGAAGTGTCAGATCAAATTTCACAGTTAAAACGCAATAAAGAAGATGCCAACGATAAAATTACAGAGATGCGTAAAGTCGGGGGCGAAATCAAAGAACTTGATCAACAGCTTCAAACTTTAACTGAAGGAGTTCAGAACAAGGCTGCGCATTTGCCAAATATCCCTAATAAAACAGTTCCAATTAGTTTGACGGAAGAAGGCAGCGTTGAGCTTCGTAAAGTTGGCAAGCCTCGCGAGTTTTCGTTTAGTCCTAAACCTCATTGGGAAATTGGTGAGGATTTAGGTATCTTAGACTTTGAACGAGCAGCCAAAGTTTCTGGTAGTCGTTTTGTGTACTATGTAGGACTAGGTGCTCGACTTGAGCGTGCGGTATACAACTTTTTCTTAGATCAAAACACTGAAGCCGGATATACAGAAATGATTACCCCCTACATGGTTAATGACGATTCTATGTTTGGCACAGGTCAATTTCCAAAGTTTAAAGAAACGCATGCTGGGTACGAAATTCAAGATAGTGACCTGACCTTAATTCCTACTGCTGAAGTACCATTGGTCAATTTTCATCGCAATGAAATTCTGGATGCTGATACTTTACCAATCAGTGAGACTGCATTATCCCCTGCATTTCGTTCAGAAGCCGGAAGCGCAGGCCGAGATACCCGAGGGTTGATTCGGATGCACCAATTCAATAAGGTAGAAATGGTGAAGTTCACCAAACCTGAAGATTCATGGAATGAACTTGAAAAGCTGACAAATCAAGCCGAAAGCTTATTAAAACTGTTGAAGTTACCATATCATGTGATTACGTTAACCACTAGTGATATGAGCTTTACAGCGGCAATGACACATGATTTGGAAGTCTGGATTCCAGCCCAAAATATGTATCGAGAAATCTCTAGTTGTTCAAACTGTACAGATTTCCAAGCCCGACGCGCACAGATTCGGTATCGTGATGACCAAGGGAAACTACAGTACGTGCATACCTTGAACGGTTCCGGATTAGCGGTTGGACGAACAGTTGCAGCCATTTTAGAAAATTATCAAAATGAAGATGGTTCAGTAACGGTTCCCGAAGCATTGATTCCATATATGGGTGGCATAACGAAGATTACTAAATAG
- a CDS encoding CtsR family transcriptional regulator, protein MSQNISDIIEKYLKQILADSEEIEIRRSEIADLFDVVPSQINYVIKTRFTIQNGYVVESKRGGGGYIRIEKVKLLDDLDVLDTLIQVIGEAINQRDALSIVKSLYEDDVIDKREGNLILAAIDKKTLAMSDRVEEDQLRARILIGILNHLRYES, encoded by the coding sequence ATGAGTCAAAACATTTCCGATATCATTGAAAAATATTTAAAACAAATTTTGGCTGATTCAGAGGAAATTGAGATTCGGCGCTCGGAGATTGCTGACTTGTTTGATGTTGTGCCTTCTCAAATTAATTATGTCATTAAGACCCGTTTCACCATTCAAAATGGCTATGTAGTGGAAAGTAAACGTGGTGGTGGTGGCTACATCCGGATTGAAAAAGTCAAATTACTTGATGATTTGGATGTTTTAGATACACTTATTCAAGTGATTGGTGAGGCCATCAATCAACGAGACGCGCTCTCCATCGTTAAAAGTTTGTACGAGGACGATGTCATTGACAAAAGAGAAGGAAACTTGATTTTGGCGGCAATTGACAAGAAAACTTTAGCAATGAGTGATCGTGTTGAGGAAGATCAATTACGAGCAAGAATTTTAATTGGAATTTTAAATCATTTACGGTATGAGAGCTAA